One stretch of Astatotilapia calliptera chromosome 3, fAstCal1.2, whole genome shotgun sequence DNA includes these proteins:
- the LOC113016748 gene encoding high choriolytic enzyme 1-like isoform X2 produces the protein MTPAFFFSVCLSMTAVCLRAAVIRNITDESLGAPAIIEKVNANSTKVLVHGDIVPTATRNAVPCTATGCKWPKTGPFVYVPVSIGTEYSSQERNVIINALVTFHASTCIRFVWRTSDRDFLHFFSGQGCYSYLGRQNGGQLVSLQRNGCLFQSTVQHEVLHALGFHHEQVRSDRDLHVRILTENIITGQEHNFVKVQTNNLGTPYDFNSVMHYGRLAFSKNGQPTIVARSNPNLNFGNAFQMSPNDIARVNRLYGC, from the exons ATGACTCCAGCCTTTTTCTTCTCCGTCTGCCTGTCAATGACAGCCGTTTGTCTG AGGGCTGCTGTCATTAGAAATATAACTG ATGAGTCTCTGGGTGCCCCAGCGATCATTGAAAAAGTCAATGCTAACTCAA CAAAAGTGTTGGTTCATGGTGACATTGTGCCCACTGCTACCAGGAATGCTGTTCCATGCACAGCCACTGGCTGCAAGTGGCCTAAAACGGGACCCTTTGTCTATGTACCTGTCTCCATTGGCACTGAATACA GCAGCCAAGAGCGCAACGTCATCATCAATGCCCTAGTCACCTTCCACGCTTCCACCTGCATCCGGTTTGTCTGGCGTACAAGCGACAGAGATTTCCTTCACTTCTTCTCTGGACAAGG GTGTTATTCATACCTGGGCCGTCAGAATGGAGGACAGCTAGTCTCCCTACAGAGAAATGGTTGCTTGTTTCAGTCGACGGTGCAACATGAGGTTCTTCATGCTCTGGGCTTCCACCACGAGCAGGTCCGCTCTGACAGAGATCTGCATGTGAGGATCCTTACCGAGAACATCATCACAG GACAAGAGCACAACTTTGTGAAAGTGCAGACCAACAATTTGGGGACTCCCTATGACTTCAACTCTGTCATGCACTATGGCAG ACTCGCCTTCTCCAAGAATGGGCAGCCAACCATTGTTGCCAGGTCCAATCCTAATCTTAATTTTGGAAATGCTTTCCAAATGAGTCCCAATGACATCGCCCGTGTAAACAGGCTTTATGGATGCT AA
- the LOC113016748 gene encoding high choriolytic enzyme 1-like isoform X1 yields the protein MTPAFFFSVCLSMTAVCLRAAVIRNITDESLGAPAIIEKVNANSTKVLVHGDIVPTATRNAVPCTATGCKWPKTGPFVYVPVSIGTEYSSQERNVIINALVTFHASTCIRFVWRTSDRDFLHFFSGQGCYSYLGRQNGGQLVSLQRNGCLFQSTVQHEVLHALGFHHEQVRSDRDLHVRILTENIITGQEHNFVKVQTNNLGTPYDFNSVMHYGRLAFSKNGQPTIVARSNPNLNFGNAFQMSPNDIARVNRLYGCCE from the exons ATGACTCCAGCCTTTTTCTTCTCCGTCTGCCTGTCAATGACAGCCGTTTGTCTG AGGGCTGCTGTCATTAGAAATATAACTG ATGAGTCTCTGGGTGCCCCAGCGATCATTGAAAAAGTCAATGCTAACTCAA CAAAAGTGTTGGTTCATGGTGACATTGTGCCCACTGCTACCAGGAATGCTGTTCCATGCACAGCCACTGGCTGCAAGTGGCCTAAAACGGGACCCTTTGTCTATGTACCTGTCTCCATTGGCACTGAATACA GCAGCCAAGAGCGCAACGTCATCATCAATGCCCTAGTCACCTTCCACGCTTCCACCTGCATCCGGTTTGTCTGGCGTACAAGCGACAGAGATTTCCTTCACTTCTTCTCTGGACAAGG GTGTTATTCATACCTGGGCCGTCAGAATGGAGGACAGCTAGTCTCCCTACAGAGAAATGGTTGCTTGTTTCAGTCGACGGTGCAACATGAGGTTCTTCATGCTCTGGGCTTCCACCACGAGCAGGTCCGCTCTGACAGAGATCTGCATGTGAGGATCCTTACCGAGAACATCATCACAG GACAAGAGCACAACTTTGTGAAAGTGCAGACCAACAATTTGGGGACTCCCTATGACTTCAACTCTGTCATGCACTATGGCAG ACTCGCCTTCTCCAAGAATGGGCAGCCAACCATTGTTGCCAGGTCCAATCCTAATCTTAATTTTGGAAATGCTTTCCAAATGAGTCCCAATGACATCGCCCGTGTAAACAGGCTTTATGGATGCTGTGAGTAA